Proteins encoded by one window of Mesorhizobium sp. INR15:
- the hutH gene encoding histidine ammonia-lyase, which yields MTELTLKPGNATLAEWRAIYRGAVPKLDAACRPKIKASADAVARILSRGEPVYGVNTGFGKLASVRIPDADLETLQRNIVLSHAAGVGEPMPVAIARLMMALKLASLAQGASGVQPKTIELLEAMLANDVIPVVPAQGSVGASGDLAPLSHMTAVMIGVGECFTPHGRVPAKVAFVSHGLEPVTLGAKEGLALLNGTQFSTAYALAALFEAEVLYQSALVAGALSTDAAKGSDAPFDPRIHVLRKHRGQIETADALRNLMAGSAIRESHRVGDERVQDPYCLRCQPQVMGAALAVLRQAADTLGTEANGVTDNPLIFAEDDTALSGGNFHAEPVAFAADMIALAVCEIGSLSERRIAMLVDPALSGMPAFLTPKPGLNSGFMIPQVTAAALVSENKQKAYPASVDSIPTSANQEDHVSMAAHGARRLIGMVENATAVIGIELLAAAQGCDFHAPLASSTALEAVRKLVRAEVPHLDNDRHFHPDMEKAIAMVRSGATVRAAAAVTLPSISGA from the coding sequence ATGACCGAACTTACCCTGAAGCCCGGCAATGCAACATTGGCCGAGTGGCGCGCCATCTATCGCGGCGCCGTCCCGAAGCTCGACGCCGCCTGTCGTCCGAAAATCAAGGCCAGCGCCGACGCCGTCGCCAGGATTCTGTCCCGTGGCGAGCCGGTCTATGGCGTCAACACCGGTTTCGGCAAGTTGGCCAGCGTTCGTATCCCGGATGCCGATCTTGAAACATTGCAGCGCAACATCGTTCTGTCGCATGCAGCCGGCGTTGGCGAACCGATGCCCGTTGCCATCGCGCGGCTGATGATGGCGCTGAAGCTGGCCAGCCTGGCGCAAGGCGCTTCCGGCGTGCAGCCGAAAACCATCGAACTGCTGGAGGCGATGCTCGCCAACGACGTCATCCCGGTCGTGCCGGCGCAAGGCTCTGTCGGCGCTTCGGGCGATCTGGCGCCGCTGTCGCACATGACGGCAGTGATGATCGGTGTTGGTGAGTGCTTTACGCCGCATGGCCGCGTTCCGGCAAAGGTCGCGTTTGTCTCGCACGGCCTGGAGCCGGTGACGCTCGGCGCCAAGGAAGGTTTGGCGCTGCTCAACGGCACCCAGTTTTCCACCGCCTATGCGCTCGCCGCTCTGTTCGAAGCCGAAGTGCTCTATCAGTCCGCGCTGGTTGCCGGCGCCTTGTCGACCGACGCGGCAAAAGGCTCTGACGCCCCGTTCGATCCGCGCATCCATGTGCTGAGGAAGCATCGCGGCCAGATCGAGACGGCGGACGCCTTGCGCAATCTGATGGCCGGCAGCGCGATTCGGGAATCGCACCGCGTCGGCGACGAACGGGTGCAGGATCCATACTGCCTGCGCTGCCAGCCGCAGGTGATGGGTGCGGCTCTCGCCGTGCTGCGCCAGGCTGCCGATACGCTCGGCACCGAAGCCAATGGCGTCACCGACAATCCGCTGATCTTCGCAGAGGACGACACCGCGCTGTCCGGCGGCAATTTCCATGCCGAGCCGGTGGCTTTCGCCGCCGACATGATCGCGCTCGCCGTCTGCGAGATTGGCTCGCTATCGGAACGGCGCATCGCCATGCTGGTTGATCCGGCGCTATCGGGCATGCCTGCCTTCTTGACGCCGAAGCCCGGCTTGAATTCCGGCTTCATGATCCCGCAGGTTACGGCTGCCGCGCTCGTTTCCGAAAACAAGCAGAAGGCCTATCCGGCGAGTGTCGATTCCATCCCGACCTCGGCCAACCAGGAAGACCACGTGTCGATGGCGGCACATGGCGCGCGCCGCCTGATCGGTATGGTCGAGAACGCAACTGCCGTCATCGGCATCGAACTGTTGGCCGCCGCGCAAGGCTGCGATTTCCATGCCCCGCTGGCCTCGAGCACCGCATTGGAGGCCGTGCGCAAGCTGGTCAGGGCAGAGGTGCCGCATCTCGACAACGACCGGCATTTCCATCCCGACATGGAAAAGGCAATCGCCATGGTGCGCAGCGGCGCGACCGTCAGGGCGGCGGCTGCGGTGACGCTGCCGTCGATCTCTGGAGCCTGA
- a CDS encoding RidA family protein: MSIRRIDVGPRMSQIVIHGNTVYLAGQVGTPGASVGEQTKSILASVDELLAKAGTDKTKILQAIIWLADMGTFAEMNKEWDKWVPQGNTPARATGEAKLAGPEYTVEIIITAAI; this comes from the coding sequence ATGAGCATTCGTCGCATCGATGTCGGCCCGCGCATGAGCCAGATCGTCATCCACGGCAACACCGTCTATCTGGCCGGCCAGGTCGGAACGCCCGGCGCGAGCGTTGGCGAGCAGACCAAGTCGATCCTGGCGAGCGTCGACGAATTGCTGGCCAAGGCCGGCACCGACAAGACCAAGATCCTGCAGGCGATCATCTGGCTGGCCGACATGGGCACCTTCGCCGAGATGAACAAGGAATGGGACAAGTGGGTGCCGCAGGGCAACACGCCCGCCCGTGCCACCGGCGAAGCCAAGCTTGCCGGCCCGGAATACACGGTAGAGATCATCATCACCGCGGCGATCTGA
- a CDS encoding YeeE/YedE family protein, whose amino-acid sequence MTDFTPFQSLLGGALIGLSAVFLMALHGRVAGMTGILTGIIPPLSAEWPWRAAFLAGAIVVPFLIVLAGRHVEFSVPVPTLALVIGGVLVGVGVHFGGGCPSGHGICGIALLSPRSIVAVVTFMITAFATVFIVRHVIGG is encoded by the coding sequence ATGACCGATTTCACGCCTTTCCAGTCCCTGCTTGGCGGCGCCCTCATTGGCCTGTCGGCAGTGTTCTTGATGGCGCTTCATGGCCGCGTCGCCGGCATGACCGGCATCCTGACTGGCATCATTCCACCGCTTTCAGCGGAATGGCCTTGGCGCGCGGCCTTTCTTGCCGGCGCTATTGTGGTTCCCTTCCTGATTGTACTTGCCGGCCGACACGTCGAGTTCAGTGTTCCAGTTCCGACGCTGGCGCTTGTGATCGGCGGCGTCCTCGTCGGCGTCGGCGTGCATTTCGGCGGCGGCTGCCCAAGCGGGCACGGCATTTGCGGCATTGCACTGCTGTCGCCACGCTCGATCGTTGCCGTCGTGACCTTCATGATCACGGCCTTTGCCACCGTCTTTATCGTCCGCCACGTGATTGGAGGATGA
- the hutC gene encoding histidine utilization repressor: MSVTGTEIEGGGSLHQRILSEISERILSGAWAPGYRIPFEHELTEQYNCSRMTVNKALSQLAKAGLIERRRRSGSFVRRPQSQAAVLEIHDIRIEVEALGLPYRYELISRQKRRSSTEDRALLELSIAGPVLALECRHFAGKRPFAHEQRLINLTAVTEASEEAFLDTAPGPWLIGRVPWSEAEHRIRAVAADRHIAASLDIEPGAPCLVVERRTWSADHPVTHVRFTYAAESHTLVARFTPSQS, encoded by the coding sequence ATGAGCGTGACCGGGACAGAGATCGAAGGCGGCGGCTCGCTGCACCAGCGTATCCTGTCCGAGATCAGCGAACGCATCCTGTCCGGCGCCTGGGCGCCCGGCTATCGTATTCCGTTCGAGCACGAACTGACCGAGCAATACAATTGCTCCCGCATGACGGTGAACAAGGCGCTGTCGCAACTGGCCAAGGCTGGTCTGATCGAACGCCGACGCCGTTCAGGCAGTTTCGTGCGCCGGCCACAGTCGCAAGCGGCGGTGCTGGAGATCCATGACATCCGGATCGAGGTCGAGGCGCTCGGCCTGCCTTATCGCTATGAGCTTATATCGCGGCAGAAAAGGCGGAGCAGCACTGAGGATCGCGCCTTGCTGGAGCTGAGTATCGCCGGGCCGGTGCTGGCGCTGGAATGCCGGCATTTCGCTGGAAAGCGGCCATTCGCGCATGAACAGCGGCTGATCAACCTCACCGCTGTCACGGAGGCTTCAGAAGAGGCGTTTCTCGATACAGCTCCCGGGCCGTGGCTGATCGGGCGGGTGCCGTGGAGCGAGGCCGAGCACCGCATCCGTGCCGTTGCCGCCGACAGGCACATCGCGGCATCGCTTGATATCGAGCCTGGCGCGCCGTGCCTTGTGGTCGAGCGGCGGACATGGAGTGCCGATCACCCGGTCACCCATGTCCGCTTCACCTATGCGGCCGAGAGCCACACGCTGGTAGCGCGCTTCACGCCCTCGCAGTCATGA
- a CDS encoding formimidoylglutamate deiminase — MTAIFAEQALLPGGWHSNVRIAMTDGRIATVETAVTALPGDERHSIILPGMPNLHSHAFQRGMAGLAELRGPSADSFWSWREVMYRFALSMTPDQVEAVAAQLYVEMLEAGFSRVGEFHYLHHDRDGEPYANIAEMAERIAAAAGETGIGLTLLPVFYAHSAFGGAAPNEGQRRFINDVNRFSQLVEKSSESVRALNQAVVGVAPHSLRAATPEELVAVAALAPNGPIHIHVAEQVKEVDDCVAWSGARPVEFLLGNAEVDQRWCLIHATHMTDAETIGMARSGAIAGLCPITEANLGDGTFAAPLFAEHGGRFGIGSDSNVLIGLPDELRQLEYSQRLVHRARNVLAVAGGSTGRALFDAALDGGGVALGAGASQISVGAAADIVSLDASHPSLTGKVGDAILDSWIFANGSKVDCVWVHGKKQVSGGKHARREAIAERFRGVMTALTA; from the coding sequence GTGACGGCGATCTTTGCGGAACAGGCACTCCTGCCCGGCGGCTGGCATAGCAATGTGCGCATCGCCATGACCGATGGCCGCATAGCCACGGTCGAGACAGCGGTGACTGCCCTGCCAGGCGATGAGCGCCATTCCATAATTCTGCCCGGCATGCCGAATCTCCACAGCCACGCCTTCCAACGCGGCATGGCGGGCCTTGCCGAGTTGCGCGGCCCTTCCGCCGATAGTTTCTGGAGCTGGCGCGAGGTCATGTACCGTTTCGCGCTGTCGATGACACCGGATCAGGTCGAGGCGGTTGCCGCCCAGCTCTATGTCGAGATGCTGGAAGCAGGGTTCTCGCGCGTCGGTGAATTCCACTACCTCCACCACGACCGCGACGGCGAGCCTTATGCAAACATTGCCGAGATGGCCGAACGCATCGCCGCAGCGGCGGGTGAGACCGGCATTGGCCTTACACTGTTGCCGGTTTTCTATGCGCATTCCGCCTTTGGCGGCGCGGCGCCAAACGAGGGCCAGCGGCGATTCATAAATGATGTGAATCGGTTCTCCCAGCTCGTTGAGAAATCCAGCGAATCCGTTCGCGCTTTGAATCAAGCCGTGGTCGGTGTCGCCCCGCACAGTCTTCGCGCCGCAACGCCTGAGGAACTTGTGGCAGTCGCCGCGCTGGCGCCCAACGGCCCGATCCACATCCACGTCGCCGAGCAAGTGAAAGAGGTTGACGATTGCGTAGCCTGGTCGGGTGCGCGGCCCGTCGAATTTCTGCTTGGCAATGCGGAGGTCGACCAGCGCTGGTGCCTGATCCACGCCACCCACATGACGGATGCCGAAACAATCGGCATGGCCAGGAGCGGCGCCATCGCAGGCCTCTGCCCTATCACCGAGGCCAATCTTGGCGATGGAACCTTTGCCGCGCCTTTGTTCGCGGAACATGGCGGTCGCTTTGGCATCGGCTCCGATTCCAACGTGCTGATCGGTCTGCCCGACGAATTGCGCCAGCTTGAATATTCACAACGCCTCGTCCATCGAGCCCGCAACGTGCTGGCTGTCGCCGGCGGCTCGACCGGCCGCGCGCTTTTCGATGCCGCGCTCGACGGCGGCGGTGTTGCCCTTGGCGCCGGTGCCTCGCAAATCTCGGTTGGCGCGGCTGCGGACATCGTCTCGCTCGATGCAAGCCATCCTTCACTAACCGGCAAGGTTGGCGATGCTATTCTCGACTCCTGGATCTTCGCCAATGGCAGCAAGGTCGACTGTGTCTGGGTGCATGGCAAGAAGCAGGTCAGCGGTGGCAAACACGCAAGGCGCGAAGCCATCGCCGAACGCTTTCGCGGCGTGATGACGGCGCTGACGGCATGA
- the aztA gene encoding zinc ABC transporter ATP-binding protein AztA, with the protein MTQTCLTFRDLTLGYNSHPAIHHLDGTIRKGSLTAVVGANGSGKSTLMKGIVGVLKPMAGAVMRAPGVRAAYLPQQSELDRSFPARVVDLVSLGLWPKRGLLGRHTAQDRDAVGKALMAVGLGGFEKRPIDTLSGGQLQRTLFARVLLQDADLILLDEPFNAVDSKTVGDLIALIKRWHGEERTIMVVVHDMDLVRENFPETLLLARQPIAWGETRETLRPENLLRARRFHEAWEENAPWCAPEEHGHAHDHDHGHGHSHDHDHDHNHGSGPRAA; encoded by the coding sequence ATGACCCAAACCTGCCTGACATTCCGCGACCTGACGCTGGGCTACAACAGCCATCCGGCGATCCATCATCTCGACGGCACGATCCGCAAGGGCTCGCTGACCGCCGTCGTTGGTGCCAACGGCTCCGGCAAGTCGACCTTGATGAAGGGGATTGTCGGCGTCTTGAAGCCGATGGCGGGCGCGGTGATGCGGGCGCCCGGGGTGCGCGCAGCCTATCTGCCGCAGCAATCGGAACTCGATCGCTCGTTTCCGGCCCGGGTTGTCGACTTGGTTTCGCTCGGCCTGTGGCCCAAGCGCGGGCTGCTTGGCCGCCACACCGCGCAGGACCGCGACGCGGTCGGCAAAGCGCTGATGGCAGTCGGCCTCGGCGGCTTCGAAAAGCGCCCGATCGACACATTGTCAGGCGGCCAGTTGCAACGCACGCTGTTTGCCCGCGTGCTTCTGCAGGATGCTGACCTCATCCTTCTCGATGAGCCTTTCAATGCCGTGGATTCAAAGACGGTCGGCGACCTCATTGCCTTGATCAAGCGCTGGCATGGCGAGGAGCGTACCATCATGGTCGTGGTCCACGACATGGATCTGGTGCGCGAGAATTTTCCCGAGACATTGCTGCTCGCCCGCCAGCCGATCGCCTGGGGTGAAACGAGGGAAACATTGCGGCCGGAAAACCTGTTGCGCGCCCGCCGTTTCCACGAAGCCTGGGAAGAGAACGCACCATGGTGCGCACCAGAAGAACATGGTCATGCGCATGATCACGACCATGGTCACGGGCATTCGCACGATCATGACCATGATCACAACCACGGCTCCGGGCCGAGAGCTGCTTGA
- the hutI gene encoding imidazolonepropionase, whose translation MAGENNSRAGVVRIWRNARLATLAEALPGLGIVEDGAIAVQGGRILYAGPEAEMPAALGQNAEIIDCEGRWITPGLIDCHTHLIHAGNRANEFEMRLAGATYEEVAKAGGGIVSSVKSLRAASEDELVAQSLPRLDALIAEGVTSVEIKSGYGLDLENEKKSLRAARRLGDERAVTIRTTFLGAHALPPEAKGDKDAFIDLVAKEILPAVAADGLADAVDGFCEGIAFSPEQMARVFDVAKAVSLPVKLHADQLSNLHGAELAARYGALSADHLEYTDEAGAVAMAKAGTVATILPGAYYFIRETRKPPIGLFRQHGVKMAVATDNNPGTSPLTSLLLTMNMAATLFGLTVEECLAGVTREAARALGLLEQTGTLEAGKSADLAIWDIERPAELVYRMGFNPLHARIWRGQ comes from the coding sequence ATGGCGGGAGAGAACAACAGCCGGGCAGGGGTGGTTCGCATCTGGCGCAATGCGCGCCTGGCGACACTGGCCGAGGCTTTGCCCGGATTGGGCATTGTCGAAGACGGCGCGATCGCTGTTCAAGGTGGCCGTATCCTTTATGCAGGCCCGGAAGCCGAGATGCCTGCCGCACTCGGCCAGAACGCCGAGATCATCGACTGCGAGGGCCGCTGGATCACGCCCGGGCTGATCGACTGCCACACCCATCTGATCCATGCCGGCAACCGCGCCAATGAGTTCGAAATGCGCCTGGCCGGCGCGACCTATGAGGAAGTCGCCAAAGCCGGCGGCGGCATTGTCTCCTCGGTCAAGTCGCTGCGTGCCGCCAGCGAGGACGAACTGGTTGCCCAGTCGCTGCCGCGTCTCGACGCGCTGATTGCTGAAGGCGTCACATCAGTCGAGATCAAATCGGGCTATGGGCTCGACCTCGAAAACGAAAAGAAATCCTTGCGTGCCGCCCGCCGGCTTGGCGACGAGCGGGCCGTGACGATCCGCACGACATTCCTCGGCGCTCACGCCTTGCCGCCAGAAGCCAAGGGCGACAAGGATGCCTTTATCGACCTCGTTGCCAAGGAGATTCTTCCGGCTGTCGCCGCCGACGGTCTCGCCGATGCGGTCGATGGATTCTGTGAGGGCATAGCCTTTTCGCCGGAACAGATGGCGCGCGTTTTCGACGTCGCTAAGGCTGTGAGCCTGCCCGTCAAGCTCCACGCCGACCAACTCTCCAACCTGCATGGCGCCGAACTGGCCGCCCGCTACGGCGCCCTGTCGGCGGACCATCTCGAATACACCGACGAGGCCGGCGCCGTGGCGATGGCCAAGGCCGGGACCGTGGCGACGATCCTGCCCGGCGCCTATTATTTCATCCGCGAGACCAGGAAGCCGCCGATCGGCCTGTTTCGCCAGCATGGCGTCAAGATGGCCGTCGCCACCGACAACAATCCCGGCACGTCGCCACTGACCTCGCTGCTGTTGACCATGAACATGGCAGCGACCCTGTTTGGCCTCACCGTCGAGGAATGCCTCGCCGGTGTGACCCGCGAAGCCGCCCGTGCGCTTGGGTTGCTTGAGCAGACCGGCACATTGGAAGCCGGAAAGTCGGCCGATCTGGCAATCTGGGACATCGAGCGCCCGGCCGAACTCGTTTATCGCATGGGCTTCAATCCGTTGCATGCCCGTATCTGGAGAGGACAATGA
- the hutG gene encoding N-formylglutamate deformylase — MSDWLTVTEGTAPLLVSIPHTGIDLAGIDGRLISPWLGRRDCDWWIDQLYDFAAGLGATVVHTAISRTVIDVNRDPSGASLYPGQTTTTLCPTETFDGDPIYRPGEEPMPAEISQRHASYFLPYHEMLGYQATRLRGLHEKVVIYDCHSIRSVLPRLFEGTLPVFNLGTNDGQTADPVLQSLVGQIMAETGESYVINGRFKGGWITRYFGNPQGGFHALQMELADRGYMHEPEGKGEPDNWPVPYDADFAAPMAATLKKILEAAITWAKS, encoded by the coding sequence ATGAGCGACTGGCTCACGGTAACGGAAGGGACGGCGCCATTGCTGGTGTCGATCCCGCATACCGGCATTGACCTTGCCGGTATCGACGGCCGGCTGATTTCGCCCTGGCTTGGCCGGCGCGACTGCGATTGGTGGATCGACCAGCTCTATGATTTCGCGGCCGGCCTTGGCGCCACGGTGGTGCATACGGCGATTTCGCGCACCGTCATCGACGTCAACCGTGATCCCTCGGGTGCTTCGCTCTATCCTGGGCAGACAACGACGACACTTTGCCCGACCGAAACTTTCGACGGCGACCCGATCTACCGTCCTGGCGAGGAGCCGATGCCGGCGGAAATCAGCCAGCGCCACGCCTCGTATTTCCTGCCCTACCACGAGATGCTGGGGTACCAGGCCACAAGGCTGCGCGGCCTGCATGAGAAGGTCGTCATTTATGATTGCCACTCGATCCGTTCCGTCCTGCCGCGCCTGTTCGAAGGCACGTTGCCGGTGTTCAATCTCGGCACCAATGACGGCCAGACGGCCGATCCCGTGCTGCAGAGCCTAGTTGGCCAGATCATGGCCGAAACCGGCGAGAGCTATGTCATCAACGGCCGTTTCAAGGGTGGCTGGATCACGCGCTACTTCGGCAACCCGCAAGGTGGCTTCCACGCGCTGCAGATGGAACTTGCCGACCGTGGCTACATGCACGAGCCCGAGGGCAAGGGTGAGCCGGACAATTGGCCAGTACCTTATGACGCCGACTTCGCCGCACCCATGGCCGCGACGCTGAAGAAAATTCTCGAAGCCGCGATCACCTGGGCCAAGAGCTGA
- the zigA gene encoding zinc metallochaperone GTPase ZigA yields MLQKSVSKHLPVTVLSGFLGAGKTTLLNHILSNREGRRVAVIVNDMSEINIDAELVRDGADLSRTDEKLVEMSNGCICCTLRDDLLKEVRALAEQGRFDYLLIESTGISEPLPVAATFDFRDENGDSLSDVAHLDTMVTVVDALNLLKDYSSADFLSQRGQSLGEQDSRALVDLLVEQIEFADIVVLNKVGMASPHQRDMARLIVRALNPDAEIVEADFGQVPLDKVLATGRFDFEKAQQNPLWFKELNGFRDHIPETEEYCIRSFVYRARQPFDPASFQAFINRSWPGVVRAKGFFWLATRPRHVGELSHAGALVRTEKRGLWWASVPSEQWPDHPEWLESMQPYLDPVWGDRRQEMVFIGCEPMDEARIRAELDDCLLDATDFQPELWRGLPDPFPVWERRPS; encoded by the coding sequence ATGCTGCAGAAATCCGTCTCGAAACATCTCCCCGTCACCGTGCTGTCCGGCTTTCTCGGCGCCGGCAAGACCACGCTCCTGAACCACATCCTGTCGAACCGCGAGGGCCGCCGTGTCGCCGTCATCGTCAACGACATGAGCGAGATCAACATCGACGCCGAACTGGTGCGCGACGGCGCCGACCTGTCGCGCACCGATGAGAAGCTGGTGGAAATGTCGAACGGCTGCATCTGCTGCACGCTGCGCGACGACCTGCTGAAGGAGGTTCGTGCACTGGCCGAACAAGGGCGTTTCGACTACCTGCTGATCGAATCCACTGGTATTTCCGAGCCGTTGCCGGTCGCCGCGACCTTCGACTTCCGCGACGAGAATGGCGACAGCCTGTCCGACGTCGCCCACCTCGACACGATGGTGACGGTCGTCGACGCACTCAACCTGCTGAAGGACTATTCCTCCGCCGATTTCCTCAGCCAACGCGGCCAATCGCTGGGTGAGCAGGACAGTCGCGCACTGGTCGACCTCCTGGTCGAACAGATCGAGTTCGCCGACATCGTGGTACTGAACAAGGTCGGTATGGCCAGCCCGCATCAGCGCGACATGGCACGCTTGATCGTGCGTGCGCTCAACCCCGACGCGGAGATTGTCGAAGCCGATTTCGGACAAGTGCCGCTCGACAAGGTGCTGGCGACCGGGCGCTTCGATTTCGAGAAGGCACAGCAAAACCCGCTCTGGTTCAAGGAGCTCAACGGATTTCGCGACCACATTCCCGAAACCGAGGAATACTGCATCCGCTCCTTCGTCTACCGGGCGCGACAACCTTTCGACCCCGCCAGCTTCCAGGCCTTCATCAACCGCTCCTGGCCGGGTGTGGTGCGTGCCAAGGGGTTTTTCTGGCTGGCGACGCGGCCGCGGCATGTTGGCGAGTTGAGCCACGCCGGCGCATTGGTGCGCACCGAAAAGCGCGGCCTTTGGTGGGCCTCGGTGCCATCGGAGCAATGGCCGGATCATCCCGAATGGTTGGAGAGCATGCAGCCCTATCTCGATCCAGTCTGGGGCGACCGGCGCCAGGAAATGGTCTTCATCGGCTGCGAGCCGATGGATGAGGCCCGCATCCGCGCCGAGTTGGACGACTGCCTGCTCGATGCGACGGACTTCCAGCCCGAACTGTGGCGCGGACTGCCCGATCCTTTCCCGGTTTGGGAGCGCCGGCCTTCCTGA
- the aztB gene encoding zinc ABC transporter permease AztB, whose protein sequence is MDTLYALFIAPFADFGFMQRALIGSLMLSLGACPVGVFLMLRRMSLSGDAMAHAILPGAAAGFLLYGLEILPMTIGGLIAGIIVALGAGAVSRFTIQREDASMAAFYLISLAIGVLMVSVRGSSVDLMHVLFGTVLALNNEALTLIGGIVAVTLVSLAIFWRALVAECLDPLFLRSVSRLGSPVHFIFLGLVVLNLVGGFQALGTLLSVGLMMLPAAAARFWTVRVEPMCVLAVLIGFASCIAGLLLSYHASLPSGPAIILSAGVVYFASILFGTRGILRARIIHHRHRTA, encoded by the coding sequence ATGGACACGCTTTACGCACTCTTCATAGCGCCATTCGCCGATTTCGGCTTCATGCAGCGCGCCCTGATCGGCTCGCTGATGCTGTCACTCGGCGCCTGCCCGGTGGGTGTCTTCCTCATGCTGCGGCGCATGAGCCTTTCCGGCGACGCCATGGCCCATGCCATCTTGCCCGGTGCCGCGGCCGGCTTCCTGCTTTACGGCCTGGAAATCCTGCCGATGACCATCGGCGGGCTGATTGCCGGCATCATCGTGGCGCTTGGCGCCGGTGCGGTCTCACGCTTCACCATCCAGCGCGAGGACGCCTCCATGGCGGCCTTCTATCTGATTTCGCTCGCTATCGGCGTGCTGATGGTGTCGGTTCGCGGCTCCAGCGTCGATCTCATGCATGTCCTGTTCGGCACCGTGCTGGCGCTCAACAATGAGGCGCTGACACTGATCGGCGGCATCGTCGCGGTGACCCTGGTCAGCCTCGCCATCTTCTGGCGGGCGCTGGTCGCGGAATGCCTCGACCCGCTCTTCCTGCGCTCGGTCAGCCGACTGGGCAGCCCGGTGCATTTCATCTTCCTTGGCCTTGTGGTGCTCAACCTCGTCGGCGGCTTCCAGGCGCTTGGCACCTTGCTGTCGGTCGGATTGATGATGTTGCCCGCCGCCGCCGCCCGATTCTGGACCGTGCGCGTCGAACCCATGTGCGTGTTGGCGGTGCTGATCGGCTTTGCCTCCTGCATCGCAGGGTTATTGCTGTCCTATCACGCGTCGCTGCCTTCCGGCCCCGCCATCATCCTGTCGGCTGGCGTCGTCTATTTTGCCTCGATCCTGTTCGGTACGCGCGGCATCCTGCGCGCCCGCATCATTCATCACCGTCACAGAACGGCCTGA
- the aztC gene encoding zinc ABC transporter substrate-binding protein AztC, with translation MLKSIRAALAMSVITLTAFGASSAFAAPLKVVASFTVIADFARNVGGDRVNITTIVGPDGDAHVYEPSPADAVAMAGADLVLVNGLHFEGFLQRLVDASATKASVVTLTKDVTPIDFKPEFADADAAEGADTGAGKTVTDPHAFQSIANAKIYVKNIAEAFCAADSDGCVSYQTNAAAYTKKLDALEVEVKAAIQSIPEKKRVVITSHDAFGYFEKAYGLTFLAPQGISTDSEPSAADVAKLVNQVKQDKAAAIFVENITNPRLIEQIASETGIKVGGTLYSDALSQPDGPASTYVDMMHNNIAKIKGAILGS, from the coding sequence ATGTTGAAATCGATCCGAGCCGCCCTGGCGATGAGCGTTATAACATTAACGGCTTTCGGCGCATCATCGGCTTTCGCCGCCCCGCTGAAAGTGGTCGCGAGCTTCACCGTCATTGCTGACTTCGCCAGGAATGTCGGCGGCGATCGGGTCAACATCACCACCATCGTCGGGCCGGATGGCGATGCCCATGTCTACGAGCCAAGCCCGGCCGATGCCGTGGCCATGGCCGGAGCGGATCTTGTGCTGGTCAACGGCCTGCATTTCGAAGGCTTCCTGCAGCGCCTGGTCGATGCCAGCGCCACCAAGGCATCCGTGGTCACCTTGACCAAGGATGTGACGCCGATCGACTTCAAACCCGAGTTCGCCGACGCCGATGCAGCCGAGGGCGCTGATACCGGTGCCGGCAAGACGGTGACCGACCCGCATGCCTTCCAGTCGATCGCCAACGCCAAGATCTATGTGAAGAACATCGCCGAAGCCTTCTGCGCCGCCGACAGCGACGGCTGCGTCAGCTACCAGACCAATGCCGCCGCCTACACCAAGAAGCTCGATGCGCTCGAGGTCGAAGTGAAGGCCGCGATCCAATCAATTCCGGAAAAGAAGCGCGTGGTCATCACCTCGCATGACGCCTTCGGCTATTTCGAGAAGGCGTACGGCCTCACCTTCCTCGCCCCGCAAGGCATTTCCACGGACTCGGAACCTTCCGCCGCCGATGTCGCCAAGCTCGTCAATCAGGTTAAGCAGGACAAGGCGGCGGCGATCTTCGTCGAGAACATCACCAATCCGCGGCTGATCGAGCAGATCGCCAGCGAAACCGGCATCAAGGTTGGCGGCACGCTCTATTCCGACGCCCTGTCGCAGCCCGATGGCCCGGCCTCGACCTATGTCGACATGATGCACAACAACATCGCCAAGATCAAAGGCGCGATCCTCGGCAGCTGA